A single window of Oscillatoria salina IIICB1 DNA harbors:
- a CDS encoding DUF6464 family protein, translating into MEQDSLPTEIILTHPRRKLGKIKLDWIPQPGNYLDLEGKTYAVLERHHHYQYKVGGYRLHKVSVYVQTAQKPTEKSFIEGRWVLGDANCRFNANSEILRCAVNPEGPCEGCRFFESLELEE; encoded by the coding sequence ATGGAGCAAGATTCACTACCAACGGAGATCATTTTGACGCATCCGCGTCGAAAATTAGGCAAAATCAAGCTTGACTGGATACCTCAACCAGGAAACTATCTCGATTTAGAAGGTAAAACTTACGCAGTCTTAGAACGCCACCACCACTATCAATATAAGGTTGGTGGCTATCGTTTGCATAAAGTTTCTGTTTATGTCCAGACTGCTCAAAAACCGACGGAAAAAAGCTTTATTGAAGGACGTTGGGTACTTGGAGACGCTAACTGTCGTTTTAACGCGAATTCGGAAATTCTCCGTTGTGCGGTTAACCCAGAAGGTCCATGCGAAGGCTGTCGCTTTTTTGAATCTCTAGAATTAGAAGAATAG
- a CDS encoding XisI protein: MDKLNYSELVQKIIKNHVGNSLNTNTEVQLIFDTERDRYQLLHIGWQDLHRVFGCIIYIEIKNHKIWIERDGTEIGVANELVEAGVPKEDIVLAFHAPYKRKYTEFAVG, from the coding sequence ATGGATAAACTGAACTACAGCGAACTGGTACAGAAAATCATAAAAAATCATGTGGGGAATAGTTTAAATACTAATACAGAAGTGCAATTAATATTTGATACGGAGCGCGATCGCTATCAATTATTGCATATCGGTTGGCAAGATTTGCACCGAGTATTTGGTTGCATTATTTATATCGAAATTAAAAATCACAAAATCTGGATCGAACGTGATGGCACTGAAATTGGAGTGGCTAATGAATTAGTTGAAGCTGGAGTACCTAAAGAAGATATAGTTTTAGCTTTTCACGCTCCTTATAAACGCAAATATACCGAGTTTGCTGTTGGTTAA
- the fmt gene encoding methionyl-tRNA formyltransferase translates to MKIIFFGTPLFALPTLERLLEHPEFEIKAVVTQPDKPRGRGKKLIPSAVKKIATAHNLPVWQPKSIKKNAATLAKLRETQADAFVVVAYGQILSPEILDIPKLGCINVHGSLLPKYRGAAPIQWCLYNGEPETGITTMLMDAGMDTGAMLLKVRTIIGLLDNAHQLAETLASAGADLLVETLLKLELEAIEPIPQDDTQATYAKLIDKSDYILDWNRPAFALHNQIRGFYPNCTAKFRSNSLKVIATAPLGEEYWSDLPSEFAVFEQQWEELSQLSGVPGEVVSIVKNFGPVVKTGKGLLLLREVQLAGKRAQSGWDFSNGTRLSVGEKLENG, encoded by the coding sequence ATGAAAATCATCTTTTTCGGTACACCCTTATTTGCACTACCCACCTTAGAACGTCTCTTAGAACATCCCGAATTTGAAATCAAAGCAGTTGTCACTCAACCAGACAAACCCAGAGGTAGAGGAAAAAAACTAATCCCTTCAGCCGTCAAAAAAATTGCCACTGCCCATAATTTACCAGTTTGGCAACCCAAAAGTATCAAAAAAAACGCCGCAACCTTAGCTAAACTCCGAGAAACTCAAGCAGATGCGTTTGTCGTCGTCGCTTACGGACAAATTCTCTCCCCAGAAATACTCGATATTCCCAAACTAGGCTGTATCAACGTTCACGGTTCCCTCTTACCCAAATATCGCGGGGCTGCACCGATTCAATGGTGTTTGTATAATGGTGAACCTGAAACCGGAATTACTACCATGCTAATGGATGCAGGGATGGATACCGGAGCAATGTTGCTGAAAGTTCGGACAATCATCGGATTATTAGACAATGCTCATCAGCTAGCAGAAACCCTCGCGAGTGCGGGAGCCGATTTATTAGTCGAAACGCTGCTAAAGCTTGAATTAGAAGCAATTGAACCTATTCCCCAAGACGACACCCAAGCTACTTACGCTAAGTTAATTGACAAATCCGATTACATTTTAGACTGGAATCGTCCCGCTTTCGCACTCCACAACCAAATTAGAGGATTTTACCCAAATTGTACGGCAAAATTCCGCTCTAATTCCTTGAAAGTTATTGCTACTGCACCTTTAGGAGAGGAATATTGGTCAGATTTACCTTCAGAATTTGCAGTCTTTGAGCAACAGTGGGAAGAATTATCTCAATTATCCGGCGTTCCGGGCGAAGTTGTCAGTATTGTCAAAAACTTCGGACCAGTGGTAAAAACAGGTAAAGGGTTGCTGCTGCTGCGAGAAGTACAGCTAGCAGGGAAGCGCGCACAGTCAGGCTGGGATTTTAGTAATGGAACCCGTTTATCTGTAGGAGAGAAGCTAGAAAACGGGTAA
- a CDS encoding SGNH/GDSL hydrolase family protein, whose product MFKNIILRSQMGKNLLKLSLVAVAGVILVYSPACQHITAFAEGITDSQNKQIPNLLEDTQKIVIIGDSITELGGQPGGYVWLLERYLAALYPNQKMEIVNAGISGNKSLHMQERFQQDVLDKNPDLVFINVGVNDVWHAFYDFQESKFYPEGNLPGGVALPVYQEKLREMIQAANAAGVKVVLLSPTPIRENTNSPENQRLEEYVNAMGEIAGENRILFVNLYTPITEVFTRYQAYAGQTQNLLTMDGVHPNQAGNRIIAYTILKYLGVPESKIKNLEVQECSGLCP is encoded by the coding sequence ATGTTTAAAAACATTATTTTGCGCTCCCAAATGGGGAAAAATCTGCTCAAATTAAGCTTAGTAGCTGTTGCGGGAGTTATCCTCGTTTATTCTCCTGCTTGTCAGCATATAACTGCTTTTGCGGAAGGAATAACTGATTCCCAGAATAAGCAAATTCCAAATCTACTAGAAGATACCCAAAAAATTGTTATCATCGGCGATAGTATTACGGAGTTGGGTGGACAACCTGGGGGTTATGTTTGGCTGCTAGAACGTTATTTAGCTGCACTCTATCCTAATCAAAAAATGGAGATTGTTAATGCTGGTATTTCTGGGAATAAATCTCTCCATATGCAAGAGCGTTTTCAGCAAGATGTTCTTGACAAAAATCCTGATTTGGTGTTTATAAATGTCGGGGTAAATGATGTTTGGCACGCTTTTTATGATTTCCAGGAAAGCAAATTTTATCCGGAAGGTAATTTACCGGGTGGGGTGGCTTTACCAGTATATCAAGAAAAGCTCAGAGAAATGATTCAAGCGGCTAATGCAGCAGGAGTTAAAGTTGTTTTGCTTTCTCCTACACCGATTCGAGAAAATACTAATAGTCCGGAAAATCAACGGTTAGAAGAATATGTAAATGCGATGGGTGAAATTGCTGGTGAAAATCGCATTTTGTTTGTGAATTTATATACGCCAATTACTGAGGTTTTTACTCGTTATCAAGCTTATGCAGGTCAAACACAAAATCTCTTGACTATGGATGGAGTACATCCAAATCAAGCTGGAAATAGAATTATAGCTTATACGATTTTGAAATATTTGGGAGTTCCCGAAAGCAAGATTAAGAATTTAGAAGTGCAAGAATGTAGTGGTTTGTGTCCTTGA